A window of Sphingobium herbicidovorans contains these coding sequences:
- a CDS encoding tyrosine-protein phosphatase has protein sequence MNGATTDISDSRYLGLASAFNLRDFGGYATADGRSVRRGMLYRSGTMALLNDADAQHLRSLGIQAICDFRRGNERSAEPTVWHGPHVDYFCRDYDESSGILGEMLKRRDATPEDMRQAMLALYRAIPLDHADSYRAMFAQIAGGRVPILINCSAGKDRTGVGAALILAALGVPRETILADYLLTNEHADWDWLLSQRDTLVARARRVRGDVLAPLLTVDVDYLDCMFAALDKQHGGTTGYLTSLGIDPAAREALRNRLLD, from the coding sequence GTGAACGGCGCGACCACCGACATATCCGACAGCCGCTACCTCGGGCTGGCAAGCGCATTCAACCTGCGCGACTTTGGCGGCTATGCGACGGCGGATGGAAGGAGCGTCCGGCGCGGAATGCTTTACCGATCAGGGACGATGGCGCTTCTGAACGATGCGGACGCGCAGCATCTGCGCTCGCTCGGTATCCAGGCGATCTGCGATTTCCGGCGCGGAAATGAACGGAGCGCCGAACCGACCGTCTGGCACGGCCCGCATGTCGATTATTTCTGCCGCGATTATGACGAAAGCAGCGGCATCCTTGGCGAAATGCTGAAACGTAGGGATGCGACGCCAGAGGATATGCGGCAGGCGATGCTGGCTCTTTATCGCGCCATTCCGCTCGACCATGCCGACTCCTATCGCGCGATGTTCGCGCAGATCGCGGGCGGCAGGGTGCCGATCCTGATCAATTGTTCGGCGGGCAAGGATCGAACCGGCGTCGGCGCGGCGCTGATCCTGGCGGCGCTTGGCGTTCCGCGTGAAACAATCCTGGCGGATTATCTGCTCACCAACGAGCATGCGGACTGGGACTGGCTGCTGAGCCAGCGCGACACGCTGGTGGCTCGCGCCCGCCGCGTCCGTGGCGATGTGCTGGCGCCGCTGTTAACCGTGGACGTCGATTATCTCGACTGCATGTTTGCCGCCTTGGACAAGCAACATGGCGGCACCACGGGCTATCTGACGAGCCTGGGGATCGATCCGGCCGCGCGCGAAGCTCTGCGTAACAGATTGCTCGACTAA
- the cobT gene encoding cobaltochelatase subunit CobT — MAERSPLDAFKDVLSGAARSIARDAEVEVGFTADAPHMAGKAIKVPTPGRNLPADQVALARGFADANALRLRHHNLRMHNAAAPADATARAVYDAVEQARVEAIGARAMEGVRANLNHALELRLRSDPLRRARSADEVPLSTALALKVRERLTGQEIPKDAAGGMAMVDAWIEEKAGADLDALAMAIDDQRTFQKLAQAMLEHLQLVESDVPPETEEEDPQEGEDEEEQQEEGDSGEEESGDSDMNAEARAEDKGGDTEDGETEYSDDFDADSDEGADDMGDEGMMPVRPNRPLSDLPPGFDYKPYTTRHDEVVTADDLCDEDELNRLRGFLDQQLVSLQGAVTKLANRLQRRLMAQQSRSWDFDQEEGLLDAARLARIVIDPTRSLSYKVERDTEFRDTVVTLLIDNSGSMRGRPISIAAISADIMARTLERCGVKTEILGFTTRAWKGGQSREDWLAAGRPPMPGRLNDLRHIIYKKADEPWRRARRNLGLMMREGLLKENIDGEALLWAHSRLIARNEERRILMVISDGAPVDDSTLSVNSGTYLERHLRQVIEWIENRSPVQLVAIGIGHDVTRYYRRAVTIMDAEQLGGTMVEQLAGLFDED, encoded by the coding sequence ATGGCTGAACGGTCTCCCCTCGACGCCTTCAAGGATGTGTTGTCCGGCGCGGCGCGCTCGATCGCGCGCGATGCGGAGGTGGAGGTCGGCTTTACGGCTGACGCGCCGCATATGGCTGGCAAAGCGATCAAGGTGCCAACGCCGGGCCGCAACCTGCCCGCCGATCAGGTGGCGCTCGCCCGTGGGTTTGCGGACGCCAATGCGTTGCGCCTGCGGCATCATAATCTGCGCATGCATAATGCGGCAGCGCCTGCCGACGCCACCGCCCGCGCCGTCTATGACGCGGTCGAACAGGCGCGGGTCGAGGCGATCGGCGCGCGGGCGATGGAGGGCGTGCGCGCCAACCTCAATCACGCGCTGGAACTGCGGCTGCGGTCGGACCCGCTGCGGCGGGCACGTTCAGCCGACGAAGTGCCACTGTCCACCGCGCTGGCGCTGAAGGTACGCGAGCGGCTGACCGGGCAGGAAATACCCAAGGACGCGGCCGGCGGCATGGCGATGGTGGACGCGTGGATCGAGGAAAAGGCGGGCGCCGACCTTGACGCCCTGGCCATGGCGATCGACGACCAGCGCACGTTCCAGAAGCTTGCCCAGGCGATGCTGGAGCATCTGCAGCTGGTCGAAAGCGACGTACCGCCCGAAACGGAAGAGGAGGACCCGCAAGAAGGCGAGGACGAGGAAGAGCAGCAGGAAGAAGGCGACTCCGGCGAAGAGGAGTCAGGCGACAGCGATATGAACGCCGAGGCCCGCGCCGAAGACAAGGGCGGCGACACCGAGGACGGCGAAACCGAATATAGCGACGATTTCGACGCCGACAGCGATGAAGGCGCCGACGATATGGGCGATGAAGGCATGATGCCGGTCCGCCCGAACCGGCCGCTGTCCGACCTGCCGCCCGGTTTCGACTACAAGCCCTATACGACCCGGCATGACGAGGTGGTGACCGCTGACGACCTGTGTGACGAGGATGAGCTCAATCGCCTGCGCGGGTTTCTCGACCAACAGCTTGTCAGCTTGCAGGGCGCGGTAACAAAGCTGGCAAACCGGCTGCAACGGCGGTTGATGGCGCAGCAGTCCCGCTCCTGGGATTTCGACCAGGAAGAGGGCTTGCTCGACGCAGCGCGCCTGGCGCGAATCGTGATCGATCCGACGCGCTCCCTGTCTTACAAGGTTGAGCGGGACACCGAATTTCGCGACACGGTGGTCACGCTGCTGATCGACAATTCGGGATCCATGCGGGGGCGGCCGATTTCAATCGCAGCGATCAGTGCCGACATCATGGCGCGTACGCTGGAACGCTGCGGGGTCAAGACCGAGATATTGGGCTTTACCACCCGCGCCTGGAAAGGGGGCCAGAGCCGCGAGGACTGGCTGGCTGCCGGGCGGCCGCCAATGCCGGGGCGGCTGAACGACCTGCGGCATATCATCTACAAAAAAGCCGATGAGCCGTGGCGTCGGGCGCGCAGGAATCTGGGCCTGATGATGCGCGAGGGGCTGCTGAAGGAAAATATCGACGGTGAGGCGCTGCTTTGGGCGCATAGCCGATTGATCGCCCGCAACGAAGAACGCCGCATCCTGATGGTGATTTCCGACGGTGCGCCGGTCGATGATTCGACGCTGTCGGTCAACAGCGGCACCTATCTGGAGCGGCACTTGCGGCAGGTGATCGAGTGGATCGAGAATCGGTCGCCCGTCCAGCTCGTGGCTATCGGCATCGGTCATGACGTCACCCGCTATTACAGGCGCGCCGTCACGATCATGGATGCCGAGCAGTTGGGCGGCACGATGGTCGAACAGCTCGCTGGACTGTTCGACGAGGATTGA
- a CDS encoding GreA/GreB family elongation factor, which yields MSVAFRRESDEEHLEPTFEIPLPPGPNWVTQRGLRLTREKVEALEAAETADMTEDEAKKLKRELRYWRTRLATAELRPVPDGEAVAFGTRVAYRLNGQAKTIYIVGDDEADPNDGRISFSSPLARVMMDAEAGEQLDFGGTENSVEILSISPIEEA from the coding sequence ATGAGCGTCGCCTTTCGCCGCGAAAGCGATGAGGAGCATCTGGAGCCCACCTTCGAAATCCCGCTGCCGCCCGGTCCCAATTGGGTTACGCAGCGCGGGCTTCGCCTGACGCGCGAAAAGGTCGAGGCGCTGGAAGCCGCCGAGACCGCCGACATGACGGAGGATGAGGCGAAGAAGCTGAAGCGCGAGTTGCGTTACTGGCGCACCCGGCTGGCGACGGCGGAACTGCGTCCGGTGCCGGATGGAGAAGCCGTGGCCTTTGGGACGCGCGTGGCCTACCGCCTCAATGGCCAGGCGAAGACCATATATATTGTCGGCGATGATGAAGCGGATCCCAATGATGGGCGTATCAGCTTCTCTTCACCCCTCGCCCGCGTAATGATGGATGCCGAAGCCGGCGAACAGCTGGATTTCGGAGGGACAGAGAACTCCGTCGAGATATTGTCGATCAGCCCTATCGAGGAGGCCTGA
- a CDS encoding Dps family protein: MTAPDLKTPTDLRSNATKSVAQALNGVLADSYALYFKTKNFHWHVSGPHFRDYHLMFDEQATQILATTDAIAERVRKTGNTTLRSVGDIGRHQSIADNDADYVSAGDMLNELREDNLRLVESLRAAKSAATEAGDNATEGVIDDWTDQAEERAWFLFEAGRNA; the protein is encoded by the coding sequence ATGACAGCCCCCGACCTCAAAACCCCCACGGACCTGCGCAGCAACGCCACCAAATCAGTGGCTCAGGCGCTTAACGGCGTGCTGGCGGACAGCTATGCGCTGTATTTCAAGACCAAGAATTTCCACTGGCATGTGTCCGGCCCGCATTTCCGGGATTATCATCTGATGTTCGACGAGCAGGCGACGCAGATACTGGCCACGACCGACGCGATCGCCGAGCGTGTGCGCAAGACCGGGAATACGACGTTGCGTTCCGTGGGTGATATTGGCCGACACCAATCGATCGCGGATAATGACGCGGACTATGTCAGCGCCGGCGATATGTTGAACGAACTGCGCGAGGATAATCTGCGGCTCGTGGAATCCCTGCGCGCCGCCAAGAGCGCGGCCACCGAGGCAGGCGATAATGCGACCGAAGGCGTCATCGACGACTGGACGGACCAGGCCGAAGAGCGGGCCTGGTTCCTTTTCGAAGCAGGCCGGAACGCCTGA